A genome region from Dolichospermum compactum NIES-806 includes the following:
- a CDS encoding LL-diaminopimelate aminotransferase, with protein sequence MATINDNYLKLKAGYLFPEIARRVNAFAQANPDAKIIRLGIGDVTEPLPEACRTAMIKAVEDMGDRSSFKGYGPEQGYAWLREKIATHDFQARGAAIEADEIFISDGSKCDSGNILDIFGKNNIIAVTDPVYPVYVDTNVMAGNTGDANEKGEYGGLVYLPVTAENNFTAEIPSQKVDLIYLCFPNNPTGATATKEHLQAWVNYAKANGSIIFFDAAYEAFITDPTLPHSIFEIEGARDCAIEFRSFSKNAGFTGTRCALTVVPKNLTAKAADGSHVELWKLWNRRQSTKFNGVSYIIQRGAEAVYSEAGQTQIKALVNFYLDNAKIIREELTNAGLNVYGGVNAPYVWVQTPHGLSSWEFFDKLLETVNVVGTPGSGFGAAGEGYFRISAFNSRENVEEAMKRITAKFKV encoded by the coding sequence ATGGCTACAATTAACGACAACTACCTGAAACTCAAAGCTGGTTATCTGTTTCCAGAAATTGCGCGACGGGTAAATGCTTTTGCACAAGCTAACCCTGATGCTAAAATCATTCGCTTGGGGATTGGTGATGTCACCGAACCCTTACCAGAAGCTTGTCGCACAGCCATGATTAAAGCTGTAGAAGATATGGGCGATCGCTCATCTTTTAAAGGATATGGGCCAGAACAAGGTTATGCTTGGTTAAGGGAGAAAATCGCCACCCACGACTTCCAGGCACGGGGAGCAGCCATAGAAGCCGATGAGATCTTCATTTCCGACGGTTCTAAGTGCGATTCTGGCAACATTCTCGATATTTTTGGCAAAAATAACATCATCGCCGTTACTGACCCCGTATACCCCGTTTACGTAGATACCAACGTCATGGCGGGTAATACAGGAGACGCTAATGAAAAAGGGGAATATGGTGGTCTAGTTTATTTACCTGTCACCGCTGAAAATAATTTCACAGCGGAAATTCCTAGCCAAAAAGTTGATTTAATTTATCTTTGCTTTCCTAATAATCCCACAGGTGCAACTGCAACTAAAGAACATTTGCAAGCATGGGTAAATTATGCCAAAGCTAACGGTTCAATTATCTTCTTTGATGCTGCTTACGAAGCATTTATTACAGATCCTACCTTACCTCATTCTATTTTTGAAATCGAAGGTGCGAGAGATTGTGCGATTGAATTCCGTTCTTTCTCCAAAAATGCCGGGTTTACCGGAACTCGTTGCGCTTTAACTGTTGTTCCCAAAAACCTCACAGCTAAAGCTGCTGATGGTTCTCATGTCGAACTTTGGAAACTCTGGAATCGTCGTCAATCTACCAAATTTAATGGCGTTTCTTATATTATTCAACGGGGTGCAGAAGCAGTTTATTCAGAAGCAGGACAAACACAAATCAAAGCTTTGGTAAACTTCTATTTAGACAATGCCAAAATCATTCGTGAAGAACTGACAAATGCTGGTTTAAATGTTTATGGTGGTGTCAATGCACCTTATGTATGGGTGCAAACTCCTCATGGTTTATCCAGTTGGGAATTTTTCGATAAATTATTAGAAACTGTGAATGTAGTAGGAACTCCCGGTTCTGGTTTCGGCGCTGCAGGTGAGGGTTATTTCCGCATTTCTGCCTTTAATAGTCGGGAAAATGTGGAAGAAGCCATGAAGCGAATCACTGCTAAGTTTAAGGTGTAA
- a CDS encoding thioredoxin family protein: MSTESPVNSSNRIKNFLIAIVAIALGVALFLGLKTDSTSVSLAELGKTAMPLEVALSNGKPSLVEFYADWCTVCQKMTPDMAKLREKYNKNLNFVMLNVDNTKWLPEMLKYRVDGIPHFIFLGKQGETIAETIGDIPRTIMASNLEALIAGSTLPHIQSNGKTSQFSTSVATDSNQDDPRSHGSQVVN, translated from the coding sequence ATGAGTACCGAATCCCCTGTAAATTCTAGTAACCGCATCAAAAACTTCTTAATTGCCATTGTAGCGATCGCTTTGGGAGTTGCCCTCTTCTTAGGACTTAAAACTGATTCTACCTCAGTTTCCCTGGCGGAATTAGGTAAAACTGCCATGCCCTTAGAAGTAGCCCTCAGCAACGGAAAACCCTCTCTAGTCGAGTTTTACGCCGATTGGTGTACAGTTTGTCAGAAAATGACACCCGACATGGCAAAACTCAGAGAAAAGTACAATAAAAACCTGAATTTTGTCATGTTGAATGTTGATAATACCAAATGGTTGCCAGAAATGCTCAAATATCGAGTAGATGGCATTCCCCACTTTATATTTTTGGGTAAACAAGGGGAAACCATCGCCGAAACCATTGGTGATATCCCCCGCACCATTATGGCTAGTAATTTAGAAGCCTTAATTGCCGGTTCTACCCTTCCCCACATTCAAAGTAATGGCAAAACCTCCCAATTTTCTACCTCAGTCGCCACAGATAGTAATCAAGATGATCCTCGCAGTCATGGTAGTCAAGTCGTAAATTAG
- a CDS encoding nucleotidyltransferase family protein, producing the protein MSLINEATKQRIIQEILEARKNRPQFLVAMQERQKQGLKIARQCAKILKERFGAEKVVLFGSLLDHQQMSWRSDIDLAVWGLPEKDYFKAVGVLLDIAEDFSLDLMEAQHAKSYILPAISQGIEL; encoded by the coding sequence ATGAGTCTCATTAATGAAGCTACTAAACAACGAATTATCCAAGAGATTTTAGAAGCTAGAAAAAATCGTCCTCAGTTTCTAGTTGCTATGCAAGAACGCCAAAAGCAAGGTTTAAAAATTGCTCGACAATGTGCCAAAATATTGAAAGAAAGATTTGGTGCAGAAAAAGTTGTCTTATTCGGTTCTTTATTGGATCATCAACAAATGAGTTGGCGTTCTGATATTGATTTAGCTGTTTGGGGTTTACCAGAAAAAGATTATTTTAAAGCAGTGGGGGTTCTTTTAGATATTGCTGAAGATTTTTCTCTTGATTTGATGGAAGCACAACACGCTAAATCTTATATTTTACCTGCAATTTCTCAAGGAATAGAACTATGA
- a CDS encoding DUF29 domain-containing protein, whose translation MSNTLYDSDLQLWIEQTIQQLQNHEFESLDIQHLIEELVDLGKSEKNTLRSNLKILLAHLLKLKIQHDAPDSMKGSWYSLVMEHRQRVLDNLADTPSLKSFLVEAIEKAYPDARKLAIKESKFAKFGVRIPEESEYPITFPFSIEQILNEDFYGL comes from the coding sequence ATGTCTAACACCCTATATGATAGCGATTTGCAATTATGGATTGAGCAAACAATTCAGCAGTTACAGAATCATGAATTTGAGTCGCTAGATATTCAGCATTTGATTGAGGAGTTAGTTGATTTGGGTAAATCGGAGAAGAATACGCTCAGAAGTAATCTCAAAATTTTATTGGCTCATTTACTCAAGTTAAAGATTCAGCATGATGCACCTGATTCAATGAAGGGAAGTTGGTACAGTTTAGTTATGGAACATCGTCAGCGGGTTCTGGATAATTTAGCCGATACTCCCTCTCTTAAAAGTTTCTTGGTTGAAGCTATAGAAAAAGCTTATCCCGATGCTCGTAAGTTAGCAATTAAGGAGAGTAAATTTGCCAAATTTGGGGTGCGGATACCGGAAGAAAGTGAATATCCTATCACCTTTCCTTTTTCCATTGAGCAAATTTTAAATGAGGACTTCTACGGATTGTAA